One part of the Rutidosis leptorrhynchoides isolate AG116_Rl617_1_P2 chromosome 1, CSIRO_AGI_Rlap_v1, whole genome shotgun sequence genome encodes these proteins:
- the LOC139874043 gene encoding uncharacterized protein, which yields MTTSNSAQIFMDSQTISLSSSSSSIQQHQTRRLMDFLQDQDLPFPRPRKSAISLFIRAFKSSSMLPRTISRRFFTKSESCSCPPEPTLSRTTSVTVKDILRWRSFRDRVDPMVNINVPLTLESPSRCTNTTSSTNSGSPRSSWNDSDFSVGDSPIWCRGFTSDHIEVDCKKTFHVNIAGDTKDTKGGIELEEEEVEEEQFSPISVLDFGHDREETFSSFNKSLANMKSRNMMLKQRIQDFETLIENENCCYVNKNTELDDVESFEIEEKAIQLMDQVKTTSSEGVEWDPNMEILLLDFFRDELIMTKGVIKSGCQVESRLLKMARSWMKGVDDGSLEWELEGTNDVCIGEMLKRGNWKGFESEEQEIGLELEKIMLNHLLDELIMDLVIV from the exons ATGACTACTTCAAATTCTGCTCAAATATTCATGGATTCACAAAccatttcattatcatcatcatcatcatcaattcaacAACATCAAACTAGAAGACTCATGGACTTCCTTCAAGACCAAGATCTCCCATTCCCTCGACCTCGTAAATCCGCAATCTCCCTCTTCATTCGCGCCTTCAAATCCTCATCCATGTTACCACGAACCATTTCTCGCCGTTTCTTCACCAAAAGCGAATCATGCTCATGTCCACCAGAGCCTACATTGTCAAGAACCACGTCAGTAACCGTTAAAGATATCCTAAGATGGAGATCTTTTCGTGACAGAGTAGATCCAATGGTTAATATTAATGTTCCTTTAACTCTTGAGTCGCCTTCTCGATGTACTAATACTACTTCTTCAACTAATAGTGGCTCGCCGAGAAGTAGTTGGAATGATAGTGATTTTAGTGTCGGTGATTCGCCTATATGGTGTCGTGGATTTACTAGTGATCATATTGAGGTTGATTGTAAGAAGACTTTTCATGTTAATATAGCTGGTGATACTAAAGATACAAAG GGTGGAATAGaacttgaagaagaagaagttgaagaGGAACAATTTAGTCCAATTTCGGTCCTTGATTTTGGACATGACCGTGAAGAAACTTTTTCTTCCTTCAACAAAAGCCTTGCCAACATGAAGA GCCGAAACATGATGCTCAAGCAACGAATCCAAGACTTTGAGACACTCATTGAGAATGAGAATTGTTGTTATGTTAACAAAAATACCGAATTAGATGATGTTGAATCATTTGAGATCGAAGAAAAGGCGATCCAACTAATGGATCAAGTCAAAACAACAAGCTCCGAAGGAGTAGAATGGGACCCAAACATGGAAATTTTATTGCTAGATTTCTTTAGGGATGAACTAATCATGACTAAAGGAGTAATCAAAAGCGGTTGTCAAGTTGAATCAAGACTATTGAAGATGGCAAGATCTTGGATGAAAGGCGTAGATGACGGATCTTTAGAATGGGAATTGGAGGGTACAAATGATGTGTGTATTGGAGAAATGTTAAAGAGGGGGAATTGGAAAGGTTTTGAAAGTGAAGAACAAGAGATTGGCCTTGAACTCGAAAAAATTATGCTTAATCATCTATTAGACGAGTTAATAATGGATCTTGTTATCGTTTAA